One stretch of Nitrospirota bacterium DNA includes these proteins:
- a CDS encoding YHS domain-containing (seleno)protein encodes MKLQNTAGAILMSFSFVSLLVTGFGGTAAGQSPVDDLAIKGYDTVAYFKDGKALKGSESFTFKWHDMTWYFSTKENRDLFAASPEKYAPQYDGYCAWAMTESRKAITDPEVWKIVDGKLYLNCSQTAYEKWSRDIPGNIKKADTNWLKVSGKK; translated from the coding sequence ATGAAATTACAGAACACAGCCGGTGCAATTCTCATGAGTTTCTCGTTTGTATCACTCCTGGTGACTGGATTCGGCGGTACAGCCGCCGGACAATCGCCGGTCGATGACCTGGCCATAAAGGGGTACGATACCGTCGCATATTTCAAGGATGGCAAAGCGCTGAAGGGCAGCGAGTCATTTACCTTCAAATGGCATGACATGACCTGGTATTTCTCAACCAAGGAGAACCGGGACCTGTTTGCGGCCAGTCCGGAGAAATACGCTCCTCAATATGACGGTTATTGCGCCTGGGCCATGACGGAGTCACGGAAAGCAATAACCGATCCCGAAGTATGGAAGATCGTTGACGGGAAGCTGTACCTGAATTGCAGCCAGACGGCGTATGAAAAATGGAGTCGAGATATCCCCGGTAACATCAAGAAGGCCGACACGAACTGGCTAAAGGTTAGCGGTAAAAAATGA
- a CDS encoding cytochrome c3 family protein: protein MKKVIVLVLIVMFAVAGTALAVGPGKSLDFDGKGAGKVVFSGDAHKALKCGECHPALFKMKKGSTVMTMKDMEAGKACGACHNGTKAFGVKDAAACAKCHKK, encoded by the coding sequence ATGAAAAAAGTTATCGTTCTTGTTCTGATCGTGATGTTCGCGGTAGCAGGCACGGCGCTTGCGGTCGGCCCGGGCAAAAGCCTGGACTTTGACGGCAAAGGAGCCGGCAAGGTTGTGTTCAGCGGAGATGCTCATAAGGCTTTGAAGTGCGGCGAGTGTCATCCGGCCCTCTTCAAGATGAAGAAGGGTTCCACCGTGATGACCATGAAGGACATGGAGGCCGGCAAGGCCTGCGGCGCATGCCACAACGGGACCAAGGCGTTCGGCGTGAAGGACGCGGCCGCTTGTGCAAAGTGCCACAAGAAGTAA
- a CDS encoding cytochrome c3 family protein: MKKLIVVAVAVAVTLALSVSAFAVPAGKTVEFEAKGAGKVVFDGKVHADKGLKCADCHQSGLFKMKKGADTITMAAINEGKFCGACHNGTKAFSAKDAASCAKCHKK, translated from the coding sequence ATGAAAAAGCTTATCGTCGTAGCAGTTGCAGTTGCCGTGACCCTGGCTCTTTCCGTTTCGGCGTTCGCAGTTCCGGCCGGCAAGACCGTGGAGTTCGAGGCAAAGGGAGCAGGCAAGGTGGTGTTCGACGGCAAGGTCCATGCAGACAAGGGCCTCAAGTGCGCCGATTGTCATCAGTCCGGTCTCTTCAAGATGAAGAAGGGCGCCGACACCATCACGATGGCGGCCATCAACGAAGGCAAGTTCTGCGGTGCCTGCCACAACGGCACCAAGGCGTTCAGCGCCAAGGACGCAGCCAGCTGTGCAAAGTGCCACAAGAAGTAA